A region of the Hyperolius riggenbachi isolate aHypRig1 chromosome 9, aHypRig1.pri, whole genome shotgun sequence genome:
CTATCATGCAGGATACACCAAGGACCCCAATCATGCAGGGTACACCAttattattgtactgtatttatatagcgctgacatcttccgcagcgctgtacagagtatattgtcttgtcactaactgtccctcagaggagctcacaatctaatccttccttAGTGCTATGTCTATGTatttatcgtgtagtgtatgaatcgtagtctagggctaatttaaccctttctggaccagcaccctctgcccccttaaggaccagagggtgctggtcccgtaaatcgccgcttcccgacaaatcgccgcaatgatccgccgctcccgacgaacacgccgctctgtccccgccgtaggctgctctctctgccgtcgctatgacggcagagcgctgtgcgccggtcacgaGCCGCTcacgagccgctttcattggaacCTGATccggtcactccatgtaagccaatgagagcggcttacatgaatgacagggccaggaaccaatgaaaacggctcctgcccggctcacagtgctctgccgtcatagaggcggcagggcagcaacgagcggcgggggcagagcggagacagcggcggggacgggcgggggcgcgcggtcaatgggacgtagagtttacatctggtcaggaccgcagcgccccctgcctgccGTAGATTCGCACTCGCTCGGTCAGCATTTAGTtaaggagaagccaattaacttatctgtgtgtttttaggatgtgggaggaaaccggagtgcctggaggaaactcagatacagggagaacatacaaacttaacatacaaagtggtatacactgCTATAATGCAGCCTAGTTGGCTGTCCCATGTCTGCTCCTAGGTGGCTGTCCCATTCTCTACCCCcgttctatacacacacacacacacacacacacacacacagccatgtagtatacacacacacacacacacacacacacacacacacacacacagccatgtagtatacacacacacacacacacacacacacacacacacacacacactttctgtccATAATGCGCTGGCCGAAGAAGTGGAGGAAAACCAGGAAATACCGGAGTGGTAAAAGGTTTTATTCAGCATACAAAAATGAAAATGTTCAAACAACAAACATAACAGGATGGGGGGCTGGGGGCCGGCGCTACCTCTTCTTAAAGCCATACTTCTTCCTTTCATAGAAAAGATCCGTTTTGGAGCTCCCCAAGTTCACAATTTTGGGACACCCATCcctctgaaacagaaaaaaaggatttaatattcagaaagtatAAAAGTAATCCTGAACTTTAGCTAATGCCGTATACACTGCTGAAGTTACACTTTCACCTTCCGTATATACcgcatatactcgagtataagccgacaccccccccccccccacacacttttacctaaaaaagtgaaaaaatgattgactggAGTATAGGCCGAGGGCAGGAAATGCGGCGGTCACACGGTGCAGAACAAAGCACTGTGCGGAGGAGACAGTGGACTTGGAGGGGGTAGATGTGACATATGCACATTAAACTTGTAATGAGGGCTTCTGCTGCAGAAAATACAGCCCTACCCACAATCATTATAACAAGATGCAATCTAACCACCTATCATGCAAGACAGAAATATCCATTTTGATTTGCcatctcccctcctgaatattgcactggctgcctcctctccagtcatGTGCAGAGTGCAGCTGGTAAATGCCTGAACTGTGATGTAGTGCGGGATTCCTAAGTGTCCCATCGGAATATGCAGAGCGGTGCAAGTGCCGCATCCAGAGCAAATTTTGTGGCATACCTCTTCCCCATCACCTCTTCCCCCCCAATGTCCGAGAGTCCCCCGGCATATGGAGTGCGGGGTTGTTCCTTCGCTGGTTCCCTGTGAACACCGCCATGATTCGTTTGTAACTGGTCAGCTTGTTCCGTTCCAATGACGCTTGAAGTGGCGCACGCAATGATAGGCGCCGCTGGAGGCCGCCCTAGCAATGAGACTGCAGCTGATAAATGGCAGAGTAATCACGGCACTGTACACTGGGAACCAGCGAAGGAACAACACTGCCCTCTATGTGCCGGAGGACTCTCGGACATTAGGGGGGGTGACTGACAACAAGGAAGAGGTACAAATTCCTCATTTACCAGCGCTCCATATTCAGGAGGACTCTCGTACGTTCGGGGCTGGGGAAGAGGACAGCGAAGAGGGATATCACACTTACACCGCTCTGCATAGTCCGATGGGACACGAAGGGAACACGCACGACATCACAGTTCTTTAGCTCTTCACATTGCGGTTGGTTGGGGCACTATTGCacagtgactcgagtataagccaagatCCCCACTTTGACTacttttttggtcccaaaaactcggcttatacttgagtatatacggtaatacatAAGATAAAGGAAGCAGATTAAAGAAGAGCCAGCGAGAGCAGAGAACCGAGAGGAGGGCTGAACACCCACTAACCTTTCAGGGGCTTCCACTCCCCACTACTGGGGGAGAATAAGGGAGTCTTAtaatctgaaaaatacggtatatagagGGCAGGCTCTAGCAAGCAACaccacagagggaaggctctagaagccccaccacagagggaaggctctagaagccccaccacagagggaaggctctagaagccccaccacagagggaaggctctagaagccgcaccacagagggaaggctctagaggcgcaccacagagggaaggctctagaggCCGCACCACAGAGGGAAGGTTCTAGCGGCCGCACCACAGAGGGAAGGTTCTAGAAGCCGCaccacagagggaaggctctagcagccacaccacagagggaaggctctagcagccacaccacagagggaaggctctagcagccacaccacagagggaaggctctagcagccacaccacagagggaaggctctagcagccacaccacagagggaaggctctagcggccacaccacagagggaaggctctagcggccacaccacagagggaaggctctagcggccacaccacagagggaaggctctagcggCCACACCACAGAAGGAAGGCTCTAGCGGCCACaccacagagggaaggctctagcggccacaccacagagggaaggctctagaagccacaccacagagggaaggctctagcagccacaccacagagggaaggctctagaagccacaccacagagggaaggctctagaagccacaccacagagggaaggctctagaagccgcaccacagagggaaggctctagcagccgcaccacagagggaaggctctagcagccgcaccacagagggaaggctctagcagccgcaccacagagggaaggctctagcagccgcaccacagagggaaggctctagcagccgcaccacagagggaaggctctagcagccgcaccacagagggaaggctctagcagccgcaccacagagggaaggctctagcagccgcaccacagagggaaggctctagcagccgcaccacagagggaaggctctagcagccgcaccacagagggaaggctctagcagccgcaccacagagggaaggctctagcagccgcaccacagagggaaggctctagcagccgcaccacagagggaaggctctagcagccgcaccacagagggaaggctctagcagccgcaccacagagggaaggctctagcagccgcaccacagagggaaggctctagcagccgcaccacagagggaaggctctagcagccgcaccacagagggaaggctctagcagccgcaccacagagggaaggctctagcagccgcaccacagagggaaggctctagcagccgcaccacagagggaaggctctagcagccgcaccacagagggaaggctctagcagccgcaccacagagggaaggctctagcagccgcaccacagagggaaggctctagcagccacaccacagagggaaggctctagcaaccacaccacagagggaaggctctagcggccacaccacagagggaaggctctagcggccacaccacagagggaaggctctagcggCCACACCACAGAGGGAAGGCCCTAGCGGCCACaccacagagggaaggctctagcagCCACACCACAGAGGGAAGGGGTCTAGAAGCCGCACCACAGAGGGAAGGGGTCTAGAAGCCGCACCACAGAGGGAAGGGCTCTAGAAGCCGCaccacagagggaaggctctagaagccgcaccacagagggaaggctctagaagccgcaccacagagggaaggctctagaagccgcaccacagagggaaggctctagaagccgcaccacagagggaaggctctagaagccgcaccacagagggaaggctctagaagccgcaccacagagggaaggctctagaagccgcaccacagagggaaggctctagaagccgcaccacagagggaaggctctagaagccgcaccacagagggaaggctctagaagccgcaccacagagggaaggctctagaagccgcaccacagagggaaggctctagaagccgcaccacagagggaaggctctagaagcCGCACCACAAAGGGAAGGCTCTAGAAGCCGCaccacagagggaaggctctagaagccgcaccacagagggaaggctctagaagccgcaccacagagggaaggctctagcagccacaccacagagggaaggctctagaagccacaccacagagggaaggctctagcagccacaccacagagggaaggctctagcagCCGCACCACAGAGGGAAGGGGTCTAGAAGCCGCACCACAGAGGGAAGGGGTCTAGAAGCCGCACCACAGAGGGAAGGGCTCTAGAAGCCGCaccacagagggaaggctctagaagccgcaccacagagggaaggctctagaagccgcaccacagagggaaggctctagaagccgcaccacagagggaaggctctagaagccgcaccacagagggaaggctctagaagccgcaccacagagggaaggctctagaagccgcaccacagagggaaggctctagaagccgcaccacagagggaaggctctagaagccgcaccacagagggaaggctctagaagccgcaccacagagggaaggctctagaagcCGCACCACAAAGGGAAGGCTCTAGAAGCCGCACCACAAAGGGAAGGCTCTAGAAGCCGCaccacagagggaaggctctagaagccgcaccacagagggaaggctctagaagccgcaccacagagggaaggctctagcagccacaccacagagggaaggctctagaagccacaccacagagggaaggctctagaagccacaccacagagggaaggctctagcagccgcaccacagagggaaggctctagaagccgcaccacagagggaaggctctagaagcCGCACCACAAAGGGAAGGCTCTAGAAGCCGCaccacagagggaaggctctagaagccgcaccacagagggaaggctctagcagccacaccacagagggaaggctctagcagccacaccacagagggaaggctctagcagccacaccacagagggaaggctctagcagccacaccacagagggaaggctctagcagccacaccacagagggaaggctctagcagccacaccacagagggaaggctctagcagccacaccacagagggaaggctctagcagccacaccacagagggaaggctctagcagccacaccacagagggaaggctctagcagccacaccacagagggaaggctctagcagccacaccacagagggaaggctctagcagccacaccacagagggaaggctctagcagccacaccacagagggaaggctctagcagccacaccacagagggaaggctctagcagccacaccacagagggaaggctctagcagccacaccacagagggaaggctctagcagccacaccacagagggaaggctctagcggccacaccacagagggaaggctctagcggccacaccacagagggaaggctctagcggccacaccacagagggaaggctctagcggccacaccacagagggaaggctctagcggccacaccacagagggaaggctctagcggccacaccacagagggaaggctctagcggccacaccacagagggaaggctctagcggccacaccacagagggaaggctctagcggccacaccacagagggaaggctctagcaaccacagagggaaggctctagcagCCACACCACAGAGGGAAGGCGCTAGCAGCCACaccacagagggaaggctctagcagCCACGccacagagggaaggctctagcagCCACGccacagagggaaggctctagcagccacaccacagagggaaggctctagcagccacaccacagagggaaggctctagcagccacaccacagagggaaggctctagcagccacaccacagagggaaggctctagaagcCATACCAGAGAGCCTCCCCAGGGCTCTCATTTTGCTCTTGCCCCATCACTGTCCCCTGCTGAAGTCCTCAGAAGCAGTTGTGACCcgacctccgtactgcgcagaccCGCTCGTCTTCAGAAAGACTTCCGACTGTCAACTAACTgtaaagggaactcgaggtgagagggatatggggttgccatatttatttacttttaaacaattccagttgcctggcagacctcctgcccctgtgtctctaatacttttagccatagaccctgaacaagcatgcagcagatcaggtgctctgactcagctgactcaggttttactgtgttagccatatgcttgttccagggttttgactccaacactacatatgccagaagatcgacaaaactgggattgtttataaggacatatggcagcctccatatccctgtcacctcGGGTCTCCTTTAACGGGTGGACTGAGGGCGTAGAGAGAGGTCCGGGAAGGCTCTCTGGGTTCCACAGCCTTCCCTATCCACATTTTACATAAtgcaattatggctatagcagtgtTCAGTGAGTAATAGGAAAACTAAATACAAAACATTTTTCaactacaaatacattacttttacactataaattaactcattacctcccacactccccaatttaattatttttttgtaataaataaaataaaacaaatagttaccttagagactgaactctttaaatatttatgtcaggagggtataacactgttactttataaactgcgggcttgtaattagggatggatgcaagactgaaaaaaatgcacctttatttccaaataaaatattggcgccaaacattgtgataaaaAACAGATATCAGAGGAGTAGCGCTGAACCTTGGAATGTGCAGCTAAAGGGTGACGGGGCGCTCTAGACCCCGCAAGACTAAGTGTAGACAAAACCGTACACCGTAATGAGCTCAGAATACGTGACATCTATATACAGCCTGGTGTAAAAGGTGGTACAGTACCTTAGTGGATGAATTACCCAATGCACACGTGAAGATAAGATGTGCACCGTGTTCTGCTTTCATCTTGAAGTAATCCCGACACCCTTCCTATCACAGACAGTGACAGTAGCTCCGTGCAGCGCTGTAGCCGGCTCCTGAGGCTCCAGTCATGTGATCTCCTGCCTCACTTCCTCCTGACGTCGGcgttgcgctccagcgtggttccCATTCCTCCCTGGTCAAAAGTGGCCCACAGCGCTCCCTGGCTGTAAGAGGAATTCAGAGAAAATAGTGCACACTGAATGTATAAAGAGCCCACATGCAGGTAATTTACTTACAGGAAAACTTCTTGATTTATTGCACATAAAGTAGCCATACTCCCGAGTCGAGTTTCGGCCTTTCGCCTTCCCCTGAGGCGGGAGTATGGAACTTTATGTGCAATAAATCAAGAAGTTTTCCTGTAAGTAAAATACCTGCATGTGGGCTCTTTATACATTCAGTGTGCACTATTTTCTCTGAATTCCTCTTACAGCCAGGGAGCGCTGTGGGCCACTATTGACCAGGGAGGAATGggaaccacgctggagcgcaacgCCGACGTCAGGAGGAAGTGAGGCAGGAGATCACATGACTGGAGACTCAGGAGCCGGCTACAGCGCTGCACGGAGCTACTGTCACTGTCTGTCATAGGAAGGGTGTCGGGATTACTTCAAGATGAAAGCAGAACACGGCGCACGTCTTGCCTTCACGTGTGCATTGGGTAATTCATTCACTAAGGCAGGGgtgaggaacctttttggctgagagagccataaacgccacatattttaaaaagtaattctgtgagagccatgcaatatgtttcaaactggcacagtgcgcatgcgcagcagagggcttacgtccctgttgccatggtgatgtgtatacagttgatccgccgggcagcggaagtgtcagatatGTATTCAGCTTCTCTTGGCTTTCAGTATAGAGAACGACTGAACCAACCTCAGTTTCTCAATCCTAAGTCAGGAGAGTAGGTGCCGGTGCACTCCTtcacgcaggtacaccacctctgcTACACAACGTGATACTTGTATTCAagaagaaggaggcactccacaggcttgaacttgcgttcagtttattgcatgtcgttacactacatgtttcgggctccgcccttcatcaggtgtaaccacCTACTACCTCCACCTTCATTTTATATCACTGACCCCACCCACTAGGGGTGGGTCAGATTCACCATCAGTGATTACATATTAGCATTCTATTATCCCCTGTTAAGTCACAGGTTAAATATAAACATCATACATCCTCCATGCTTATAGCGGCTGCTAAATGGAGGAGATTAGAaacaaatataataaaaattaaaaatacaagtacTGAACAAATCATAATAAAACTAAAAAGTAAAAAGTCACTTTCACAGGGCACTACCCCTTGGGGTCTACCCTGGAGAAACTGATGAGAGAATACGCTCTAGACATGTTAGTTCAATTACTTCCATGATTATTTTACATACAGTTTCTTGTCAATTTCGTGAGATACTTCAGCACAGTTCATTTCCTGCAACAGAATCATAGAAAGCATTTTAAATTTACTTGTTCATTCAGACCTCTTGGTGACACAGAATCAAGTCTTTTAATCCATCTAATTTCCTTCTGTAATAGCACTCGTTCTCTATCTCCCCCTCTGGGCAATGGTTCTACCTGATCTAATACTAGCCACCTCAATTGAATCACGTTATGGCCATGTTCCACAAAGTGTCTAGATACTGAGGTCTCATGTCTTTTTTCACCTTTAGCAAATCCTTTTATGTTGTTTTTATGTTCCTGGATGCGGGActtcaccccccctggtggttttacccacatagaaCAATCCGCAGGGGCATTTAAGGGCATAGACAGTATGGTCGCTTTCACAAGTATAATATCCTGTACATTTGATTTTTTCACCTGTACGGGGATGTGGGAACCAGTCCCCTTTCATTACGGCTCCACAACAATTACATGAAAGACAAGGAAAGGTTCCGGTTTTTTTTGTTCCCTGAAATCTCGATTTCTTTTTTCTCGACAGATCCTTGTTACTCACTATTTCACCGATAGTTTTCCCTCTTTTATAGGCAAATACAGGATAATCCTTAAACAGGTGGCCACACTCTCTATCGTTTTGGATTATGGACCAGTACTTCCTTACAGCTTTGCGTACTGTGTTTGACAagtcattgtattgtaatacataGGGAAttctctgctgtctctttctccctGGTCTACTTTGGAACATTAACTGATTCCTGTCCATGGTTCTTATCTGTTCTTTGAGATTTTTTAAAATTTCTGACTTATACCCTTTTGCCTTAAATTTCTCAATTAGATGGTCTGCAGCTTTCATATAATCTTCCTCAGATGAAGAAATTCGTCTTGCTCTGAGGAACTGACTAAGTGGTATAGCTTTCTTGCAGTTGGGCTCATGGTAACTGTCTGTTCTCAATAGGCTGTTCCTATCTGTGGCCTTACTGTATAAGCTAGTGACTAGTTTGCCCTCTTTTCTACTGATCATTACATCTAGGTAACTAATGGATACCTCTGATGTTTCTGCCGTAAACTTAATGGTGTTATGAGAGGAATTAACCTCTGTCATAAAATCTGACAATAGTTCCTTTGAGCCGTCCCAGATTAGAAAAATATCATCCACAAACCTGTAATATGCAAAAATATGCTTGGGATCagggagaaagagacagcagagaaTTCCCTATGTATTACAATACAATCCAAAACGATAGAGAGTGTGGCCTTATCCTGTATTTGCCTATAAAAGAGGGAAAACTATCGGTGAAATAGTGAGTAACAAGGATCTGTCGAGAAAAAAGAAATCGAGATTTCAGGGAACAAAGAAAACCGGAACCTTTCCTTGTCTTTCATGTAATTGTTGTGGAGCCGTAATGAAAGGGGACTGGTTCCCACATCCCCGCACAGGTGAAAAAATCAAATGTACAGGATATTATACTTGTGAAAGCGACCATACTGTCTATGCCCTTAAATGCCCCTGCGGATTGttctatgtgggtaaaaccaccagggggggtgaagTCCCGCATCCAGGAACATAAAAACAACATAAAAGGATTTGCTAAAGGTGAAAAAAGACATGAGACCTCAGTATCTAGACACTTTGTGGAACATGGCCATAACGTGATTCAATTGAGGTGGCTAGTATTAGATCAGGTAGAACCATTGCCCAGAGGGGGAGATAGAGAACGAGTGCTATTACAGAAGGAAATTAGATGGATTAAAAGACTTGATTCTGTGTCACCAAGAGGTCTGAATGAACAAGTAAATTTAAAATGCTTTCTATGATTCTGTTGCAGGAAATGAACTGTGCTGAAGTATCTCACGAAATTGACAAGAAACTGTATGTAAAATAATCATGGAAGTAATTGAACTAACATGTCTAGAGCGTATTCTCTCATCAGTTTCTCCAGGGTAGACCCCAAGGGGTAGTGCCCTGTGAAAGTGACTTTTTACTTTTTAGTTTTATTATGATTTGTTCAgtacttgtatttttaatttttattatatttgttTCTAATCTCCTCCATTTAGCAGCCGCTATAAGCATGGAGGATGTATGATGTTTATATTTAACCTGTGACTTAACAGGGGATAATAGAATGCTAATATGTAATCACTGATGGTGAATCTGACCCACCCCTAGTGGGTGGGGTCAGTGATATAAAATGAAGGTGGAGGTAGTAGgtggttacacctgatgaagggcggagcccgaaacatgtagtgtaacgacatgcaataaactgaacgcaagttcaagcctgtggagtgcctccttcttctTGAATACAAGTATCTCTTGGCTTTCAGCAACATCACCAAtttcccagacaggagaaatacagactaacagcttgtacaattagctagctgacttgggggttgattcactttgtaggacgagatccccgcactttggcccaacaggctgcttgtcaagtgacaggcagcctattaagtcagttaaagtgcagggatctcgttttataaagtcactggacctgactggGCCCAgaatgggacaattggagcagctgttagttttggagtaacgcgagtaagttagtagtgcatgctaccgaTGTAGCGTACCtattttgaaaatgttacttgcactgtcacactaagctgtgctgcttgagcagtgtagcttagtgaatcaacccctactgatttgtctgtgagccagatgtagccatcaaaagagccacatctggctcccgtgcCATAGGTCCCCTACCCCTGCCCTAAGGTATTGTACGACCTTTTACACCAGGCTGTAtataaacattgtgatagggacataatttaaacggtgtaataaccgggacaaatgggcaaatatattTCATGGCTTTtacttacagtagcatgcattatttaaaaactataatggccgaaaactgaaacataatgaatttttccccacattttttcctactttcccattaaaacacatttagaataacataattcttggcataatgtcccacctaaagaaagcctaattggtggcgaaaaaaacaagatatagttcatttcattgtgataagtaatgataaagttatagacgaatgaatggaaggagcgctgacaggtgaaaattgctctggtgctcagggggtaaaatccCTCAGTGGTGAATGATTTGTGTGGTATTGGTGTAAGCAGACTGATTGTGTATTGCTGTGActtagatcagatcacattttacacCAATTAGTGCAGAAACCCATATCATCCCATAGGGGTCACATACTTTTTATCGCTACTGTATGTATGTGGAGACAATTCGTTTATCATTTGCCATGATTGCGGCCCTGTCTGAGGGCTACAAGCGGGTGTCACCCGACGTACTCACATCTTTCTCCTGAATTGTGCACTCCTTGCAGTAATAGGCGTCCGACACCCCGGGGCCCCCACAgatcacacagcggccctggtagGATCCATAATTACACTCATCACAGATTCGCACCAATGTACAGGGCCGCACATAGGAGTCGCAGATCACACACTTCCCATCACCTGCAAAATAAGAGAATCCTAAGTACAGACATGGCGGAGCCTGGTAACCGAGACAACACGAAGCCTGGTAACCGAGACAACACGAAGCCTGG
Encoded here:
- the PHF5A gene encoding PHD finger-like domain-containing protein 5A; this translates as MSIVCGFQAIGRLCEKCDGKCVICDSYVRPCTLVRICDECNYGSYQGRCVICGGPGVSDAYYCKECTIQEKDRDGCPKIVNLGSSKTDLFYERKKYGFKKR